In a single window of the Pseudorca crassidens isolate mPseCra1 chromosome 9, mPseCra1.hap1, whole genome shotgun sequence genome:
- the LRFN4 gene encoding leucine-rich repeat and fibronectin type-III domain-containing protein 4, producing MAPPLLLLLLASGAAACPLPCVCQNLSESLSTLCAHRGLLFVPPNVDRRTVELRLADNFIQALGPPDFRNMTGLVDLTLSRNAITRIGARAFGDLESLRSLHLDGNRLVELGTGSLRGPVNLQHLILSGNQLGRIAPGAFDDFLDSLEDLDLSYNNLRQVPWAGIGAMPALHTLNLDHNLIDALPPGAFAQLGQLSRLDLTSNRLATLAPDPLFSRGRNAEASPAPLVLSFSGNPLHCNCELLWLRRLARPDDLETCASPPSLAGRYFWAVPEGEFSCEPPLIARHTQRLWVLEGQRATLRCRALGDPAPTMHWVGPDDRLVGNSSRARAFPNGTLEIGVTGSADAGGYTCIATNPAGEATARVELRVLALPHGGNGSTEGARPGPSDIAASARTAAEGEGTLESEPAVQVTEVTATSGLVSWGPGRPADPVWMFQIQYNSSEDDTLVYRIVPASSHHFLLKHLVPGADYDLCLLALSPAAGPSDLTATRLLGCAHFSTLPAMPLCHALQAHVLGGTLTVAVGGVLVAALLVFTVALLVRGRGAGNGRLPLKLSHVQSQTNGGPSPTPKTHPPRSPPPRPQRSCSLDLGDTGGCYGYARRLGGAWARRSHSVHGGLLGAGCRGMGGSAERLEESVV from the exons ATGGCCCCGccgctcctgctgctgctgctggccagTGGAGCGGCCGCCTGCCCACTGCCCTGCGTCTGCCAGAACCTGTCCGAGTCGCTCAGCACCCTCTGTGCCCACCGAGGCCTGCTGTTCGTGCCACCCAACGTGGACCGGCGCACAGTGGAGCTGCGGCTGGCTGACAACTTCATCCAGGCCTTAGGGCCGCCAGACTTCCGCAACATGACGGGGCTGGTGGACCTGACGCTGTCCCGCAACGCCATCACCCGCATCGGGGCCCGCGCCTTCGGGGACCTGGAGAGCCTGCGCTCCCTGCACCTGGATGGCAACAGGCTGGTGGAGCTGGGCACTGGCAGCCTGCGGGGCCCCGTCAACCTGCAGCACCTCATTCTCAGCGGCAACCAGCTGGGCCGCATTGCACCGGGGGCCTTCGACGACTTCCTGGACAGCTTGGAGGACCTGGACCTGTCCTACAACAACCTGCGGCAGGTGCCCTGGGCCGGCATCGGCGCCATGCCTGCCCTACACACCCTCAACCTGGACCACAACCTCATCGACGCATTGCCCCCGGGCGCCTTTGCCCAACTCGGCCAGCTCTCCCGCCTCGACCTCACCTCCAACCGCTTGGCCACGCTGGCGCCCGACCCGCTCTTCTCCCGGGGGCGCAATGCCGAGGCCTCGCCTGCCCCGCTGGTGCTGAGCTTCAGTGGGAACCCCCTGCACTGCAACTGCGAACTGCTGTGGCTGCGGCGGCTCGCCCGGCCGGACGACCTGGAGACCTGCGCCTCCCCGCCCAGCCTGGCCGGGCGCTACTTCTGGGCGGTGCCTGAGGGCGAGTTCTCCTGTGAGCCGCCCCTCATTGCCCGCCACACGCAGCGCCTCTGGGTGCTGGAGGGCCAGCGGGCCACACTGCGGTGCCGGGCCCTCGGCGACCCTGCGCCCACCATGCACTGGGTCGGCCCTGACGACCGGCTAGTTGGCAACTCCTCCCGAGCCCGGGCTTTTCCCAACGGGACCCTGGAGATTGGGGTGACGGGTTCCGCGGACGCGGGGGGCTACACCTGCATTGCCACCAACCCTGCTGGCGAGGCCACAGCGCGGGTAGAACTACGAGTGCTGGCCTTACCCCACGGAGGGAACGGCAGTACCGAGGGGGCCCGCCCGGGGCCCTCGGACATCGCCGCCTCAGCCCGCACTGCTGCCGAGGGCGAGGGGACGCTGGAGTCTGAGCCAGCCGTGCAGGTGACGGAGGTGACCGCCACCTCGGGGCTAGTGAGCTGGGGGCCAGGGCGGCCGGCGGACCCCGTGTGGATGTTCCAAATCCAATACAACAGCAGCGAGGACGACACCCTCGTGTACCG GATCGTCCCAGCCTCCAGCCACCACTTCCTGCTGAAACACCTGGTCCCGGGTGCCGACTATGACCTCTGTCTGCTGGCCCTGTCACCCGCCGCTGGGCCTTCCGACCTCACAGCCACTAGGCTGCTGGGCTGTGCCCACTTTTCCACGCTGCCAGCCATGCCCCTGTGCCACGCCCTGCAGGCCCACGTGCTGGGCGGGACCCTGACTGTGGCTGTCGGGGGGGTGCTGGTGGCTGCCTTACTGGTCTTCACTGTGGCCTTGCTGGTTCGGGGCCGGGGGGCCGGGAATGGCCGCCTCCCCCTCAAGCTCAGCCACGTCCAATCCCAGACCAACGGGGGCCCCAGCCCCACACCCAAGACGCACCCACCACGGAGCCCCCCGCCTCGCCCCCAGCGCAGCTGCTCCCTGGACCTGGGAGACACAGGCGGGTGCTACGGGTACGCCAGGCGCCTCGGAGGGGCCTGGGCCCGACGGAGCCACTCTGTGCACGGGGGGCTGCTCGGGGCCGGGTGCCGGGGCATGGGGGGCAGCGCCGAGCGGCTGGAAGAGAGTGTGGTGTGA